The following are encoded in a window of Peromyscus leucopus breed LL Stock chromosome X, UCI_PerLeu_2.1, whole genome shotgun sequence genomic DNA:
- the LOC114682171 gene encoding syntaxin-1A-like yields MKDRLEELKNHTIHGRVPSELDDTLMFDNHAFEKSETNPIEKFLQEVAELSLALAELEGLSRLIDKKQQGVLCCTTEESVFKEKSELNIIKASFASQAQLIQPQLSTIQHELATDCKYWRAEHRIRQSQLSVLLGHYRDIISHHYARETQNMIRLKEKMVRQAELAGVKLQEEDLEKLVANSVPLQIVGCDLDVLKAKRGLALAEVRHQQLLDLEYEISELHTIFFPSRHVHLRTARVAG; encoded by the coding sequence ATGAAGGACAGATTAGAGGAACTGAAGAACCACACTATTCATGGAAGAGTCCCTTCAGAATTGGATGACACCTTGATGTTTGACAACCATGCTTTTGAGAAGAGTGAAACAAACCCCATAGAAAAATTTTTACAGGAAGTGGCGGAGCTGTCCCTGGCACTGGCTGAGTTAGAAGGGCTATCTCGGTTAATAGACAAGAAGCAGCAAGGTGTCCTGTGTTGTACCACAGAGGAGAGTGTGTTCAAGGAGAAGAGTGAGTTGAACATCATAAAAGCCTCCTTTGCCAGCCAAGCCCAGCTCATTCAGCCTCAGCTAAGCACCATCCAGCATGAGTTGGCCACAGACTGTAAGTACTGGCGGGCTGAGCACCGCATTCGTCAGAGCCAGCTCTCTGTTCTCCTTGGTCACTACCGTGACATCATCAGCCACCACTATGCTCGTGAGACTCAGAATATGATCAGGCTGAAGGAAAAGATGGTGAGACAGGCAGAACTAGCTGGGGTGAAGCTCCAGGAAGAGGATCTGGAGAAGCTGGTGGCTAACTCTGTGCCTCTTCAAATTGTGGGTTGTGATCTAGATGTTTTGAAAGCTAAGCGGGGCCTGGCTCTGGCTGAAGTACGTCACCAGCAGCTGCTGGACCTTGAGTACGAGATCAGTGAATTGCATACCATCTTTTTTCCAAGTAGACATGTTCATCTCCGGACAGCAAGAGTTGCTGGATAG